TAACGAAGATCGTCATTGTCACCATCGAAAAAGAAGAGGAAGAAGATGATCTGTCGATGGCAAAGGAGATCTACCAGAATGCCCTCTCCGCGGTAACGGCGGTGCTGAATGATATTCGCCTCGGCAAGATACCTTCGGGAAAGGAATCGAGAAAGGTGGTCCAGGACATATCGAGCATGCTCACGAGGAATAAGGACGCCATGCTGGCCCTCACCATGATAAAGAACTACGATGAATACACATACACCCACTCTGTGAACGTGTCCGTCATCTCTCTTGCAATAGCCGAGTCCCTCTCTTTATCCGATACGGAAAAGGTGGACATAGGAGTTGCCGGCCTTCTCCACGATGTGGGAAAAACCCAGCTCGCTCTCGACCTGATCAGGAAACCTTCGACGCTGACGATAGAGGAATTTGAAGAAATAAAGAAACACCCCGATGAAGGATACAGGATCCTTTCAGAAATGGAGTTCATCAATCCCGTATCGGGAAAAATAGTAAGGGAACACCACATGGGATACGATCTTTCCGGGTATCCCCACACCGAACCCAGATACACGATGGAACCTTACAGCCAGATAGTTAGCATCGCAGACTGCTACGACGCCCTCTCAACGCTGAGGACCTATCAGAAACCGAGACCCCCGAAAGAATCGCTCGAGGTAATGACGAAAATGGCCGGAAAATCCCTGGACCCGGCCATGGTAAAAGTCCTGATAAAAATACTGGGAATCTATCCCATCGGAACAATGGTGCGCCTTGACACAAACGAGGCAGCAGTCGTATCTGCTCAGAACGTAGAGGATTCGACAAGGCCAAAGGTCATCGTACTGACGGACTCAGAGGGGAAGCAGCTCGAATTTCCCGTTCACCTTGACCTTTCAGAGAAAGACCCCACCACCGGGAAATATAAGAGGAACATAGTCACGACAGTCAACCCTCTCCTCGAAAATGCCAACCCATCAAGATCCGTGGCTTAACGGGATCGCGCCGAGGGCGAAGGCTACTGCTTTTCGCACCGATGGGCTTTCCGATTCCGCCTTGCTCATGATTTCACCCAACGCATCGGAAGAACCTATCCGGCCGAGGGCTTCAATCGTTCTCGCCTGTATCTCGGTATCGGGGTGGTTTATGAAATTCATCAGCACGGGGCCGAGCTCCCTTCTTCCCGAGTTTCCAAGGACGCTTATCACATTACCGAGCACGTAACCTTTTTCCAGGGGTAAACGGTCCACCAGGGCCTTCAGTACTGCACCCCTCGGATAGTTTTCGAGGATCCTGATCGCCGCTCCCCGCACATCGTCGGCTGCGTCCCCCACGGCCTTCATGAGAAGCTTCAACCCCTCCTCCCCGCCCATCTCCTCCGCTGCGTAAACCACCCTGAGCCTCTCCTCCGGCTTTCCAGAGCTCAAGACACCCATGAACTCAGGGAAGTTTTTTCTGGCGGCAAGCCTGCCGAGAGCAATCGAAGCCTCTTCTTTCACCGGAGCCACCTTATCATTGACAAGCGCATGTAAAATTCTTTCAATTTCCTCCAATGTTTCCTCCTCTTCCGGTTATTTCCCTGGCGCAGGGCAACCCTCCTCTGGATTTTGCCGAAAAGACGGCAGAAGTGAGCGATTCATACGTAACTTCTTCCGTCATTGCAATGAATTTCATAAGATTTTCAACCCTTTTCTTCTTCCCCGTAGACAGGGAAAAAACGATATCCCCGTCAAAGATCGACCCATACGGGCGTATATGCGATGAGAGGAAGTTATTGAGTTGCGACGCCACGATGTAATGCTCCTTTTTCTCGAGCAAAGCGTCTGTCACCACCACCGTTATGGTTGTGCTATCCATCCCTCCAAAGGGCTTCCTCGTGTAGCCCTCCAGGAACATCTTCCTCGTATTCCCGTACCCGCTTTTCCCGGACAACCGAACCCCGGCAATTATTTCACCGCTTTTGTCGTATACATCACCAAAGGCATTGAGTACCATCATCGAACCGATAGCATAGCCCTCGTCCGCCAGGCGAAGTCCAATGCCTTTTGTGGTCTTGGTCGCACTCTCGATCCCGAGAATCTTGCCTACCGAAGCCCCGGCACCGGCTCCCTCCAGGTTATTTCTTCCTTCATCAGAAAGTGCATCGGCAACAGCTTTTCTCCCCAGGTCATGGTAGTCCATACCCACATTTTCTTTGAATGACAGGTCGTAGATAACCGCGGTCGGAACAACAGGGATACTCGTTGTTCCCGTGAACAACCCGATATTTCGCTCATTGAGCTCGCGCACAACAGCCGATGCCGCAGCGAGGCCGAAAACGGAACCCCCGGAAACGACAAGTCCAAAAATTTTTTCCACCGTGTGTGTCAGGGAGAGAGAATCCATCTGCCGGGTACCCGTTGCAAAACCCCGCGCTTCAGCTGAACCCACCGCACCGTGGGGAAAAAGAAGAACTGAGGTCCCTGTGAGCCCGCTCTCAGAAACGGCGCTTCCGACGCGTACTCCCTCAATCGACTGCCAAGGACAAATTTTTCCGGCCATTGAGGATATTTGATACAATTTACGCATCTTATGTCAAGAATTGAGAATTCATTGCGGGGGAAAGAATGCTCCCTGTTGAGCCCGATGTTTTGCTCGAACGGCGGCAAATATCTCCCTTCGTCGACTTTTCCCCCTGTGCTACCATAGAGTGATTTATTATGGGTAAAAAAACGGCAGGAAGGCGGCTTTGTTTGGACTATGGGAAGAAAAAGATTGGAATTGCAATTTCCGACCCCACAGCTACCATTGCTCAGCCTCACTCCGTTATGGAAAGAGAGACCGAAGAGCTGGATATAGAGAAAATTCATGATCTCGTAGCAACTTATGGCATCAAAAAAGTGATCATGGGCTTGCCCCTGGAACTTTCAGGGGAAGCCGGACAGAGCGCTATGGATGTTTTCCAATTTATCGAAAAGTTGAAAGTTGCCCTCGAGGGGGTGGAAATCGAGACCTGGGATGAACGCCTATCGACCGTTTTCGCAGAAAAAGAGATGATCAGGGACAATGTGAGGCGAAAGAAGAGAAAAAAGGTAATCGACCAGCTCGCGGCAACCATAATTCTCCAGAGTTTCCTTGATGCAGAATCGAGAGATGGATGAAAAAGCGGGGTTGGAAAAACCAACCTTGAGAAGAGTTGCCGAACTGTTCCTCGTCGCGATTTGCGCCTATGTGATCATTACCTCTATCCTGTTCGTCGCCTACCTCTATTCGACTCCTGCCGCTGAAAATTTTTCAGCCAAGAAAATTTATATCGAGAAGGGCACGCCTTTCAGGTCGGTAGTCGATGATCTCTACAGGGAGGGAATAATCAGCTCCAAAACCTTTTTCAACCTCCTTGCCCATGTAACTTTCAGCACAAAAAAGATAAAGGCAGGTGAATATATAATCCCTACCCCCCAGAAACCCCTCTTCGTGCTGAAAAAGCTCGTCCTCGGGCTCGTAGCAAAATACTACATCACGGTCCCTGAAGGGAGCAGCATCTACAACATAAGCTCCCTTCTCGACTCGTATAAAATAGCACAAAAGGAGAGGTTTCTTGCCCTTGCCGGCTCAAAGGAAGTAGCAAGGCAATACGGGATCGACTCCCGGTCTCTCGAGGGATATCTCTTCCCCGATACCTACGTCTTCACGCGCGGTATGGATGAAAAAGCCATAATAGACATGATGATCAACCGTTTTCGCAAGGCCTACCCCGAGGATATGGACGAGAAAAGGAAAAAGCTGGGAATTACAGTCGACGATCTGATCACCATAGCATCGATAGTTGAGAAGGAGACCTCCCTTGACAGGGAAAAACCGATCATCGCCTCCATAATATATCGGCGGCTGAAAAAAAACATGCGCCTTCAGATGGATCCGACGGTCATTTACGGCCTGAAAAAATGGGACGGGAAGTTGACGAAAAAAGACCTCTCGACCGATCACGATTTCAACACGTACGTGAGGAGGGGTTTGCCCCCGGGACCGATTTCAAATCCAGGCCTGGCTTCCATAAAAGCGACCCTGAATCCGTCTGAGACAACATACCTCTACTTCGTCTCAAAAAACGATGGGTCCCACCACTTCTCGCGAACACTGCGGGAGCACATTAATGCGGTGAACCGTTATCAGAAATTTACGAAAGGTTCGAGAAAAAAGTAGTTATCGTCCATGGATCGGTTGATAGCCGCGGGGATCGCCCCACAGCAGGCGGGAGCAGTGGGCCTTCCTATTCTTCCTCTTCGAAATCGACTATGGAAATCTTCCTCAATGTCTCTTCGGGTTCCTCTGTCCAGGTTTTTTCCTCTTTTTCGATCATTTCCTTGCAGTCGACACAATAGAGGGCAAATGGCATAACCTTAAGACGCCCCTTCGGTATCTTGGCGCCGCACTCCTCACAAACTCCGTAACTTCCCTCGTCAATTTTTTCGAGGGCCTCCTCTATCAAACGGAGTTTCTCTTTCTCCCTCTTGGAGAGGAGAAGGTCGAACTCCCTCGCTCTTTCCTGGAAACAGGAGTCAACGTCATCTCCGATATCCTCGTTTATGTTCTTGCTCGTCTCTTTGAGCCTCCACGTGATATCACGGATAAGCTCGTCGCGCATTTTAACGAGGACCTCTTTCATCGATTTCATCGACATCCTCCTGCGTTGACATCACAAGGTTCAAAAAATATACCCTTTTCACCTTAAAAGTCAATCTCTTTTTCATTGATAACTGTCCCGGAGAGGTCATAATGGTCACAACTGTCAATCTTCACCGTAACAAATTCCCCCTCCTTGACGGGCCGCGTGTATTCTGCCGTCACGAAACCATCCACCTCGGGTGCCTGGCCGTAATATCTTCCTGTCAGCGTGGCCTCACGTCTGCTAACGGCATCCACGAGAACCTTTGCTTTTTTCCCCAGGTACCTTTTATTCTTCTCAAAGGATATGCGGGACTGAACCGTGATGAGCTCTTCCAGTCGGGAGATTGCAACATTTTTTTTCACCTTCGGAACCATTCCCCAGGCAGGTGTCCCTTCCTCCCTTGAATAGGTGAACCCACCGAGCCGTTCAAATCCCACGTCCTCGATGAGTCGAAGCAGCAATTCAAAATCATTCAGACCCTCTCCCGGGAAACCCACCATGACCGTCGTTCGAAGGACGAGGTCATCCAGGTTTGTCCGGAGCATGGCAAAGAGTTCGTAGAGGTATTCCCGCGTATAGCCCCTGTTCATCCTTTCCAGAATTCTGGTGCTTCCATGTTGAATGGGAATATCGAGATAGTTGAGTACAAGCGGGCTCTCCCGGATGATCTTCACGAGTTTTTCCGTGATACGGGCCGGATGAAGGTAGAGCAGCCTCAACCAGATGTCGCCCGATGCATGGCAGGAAAGCTCT
This portion of the Deltaproteobacteria bacterium genome encodes:
- a CDS encoding HD domain-containing protein; this translates as MERLELDEKIREITKVLGGSLKSLGLYPKDHPLVKKSITQAFDLISSLLEELGELVLAIVDDTLVFEGTPIYKLTSSLELFIESLRDCGIEAMIFHRGLKRDEVEGAISLLHENRGIKLTDRKVKTLFRERGITKIVIVTIEKEEEEDDLSMAKEIYQNALSAVTAVLNDIRLGKIPSGKESRKVVQDISSMLTRNKDAMLALTMIKNYDEYTYTHSVNVSVISLAIAESLSLSDTEKVDIGVAGLLHDVGKTQLALDLIRKPSTLTIEEFEEIKKHPDEGYRILSEMEFINPVSGKIVREHHMGYDLSGYPHTEPRYTMEPYSQIVSIADCYDALSTLRTYQKPRPPKESLEVMTKMAGKSLDPAMVKVLIKILGIYPIGTMVRLDTNEAAVVSAQNVEDSTRPKVIVLTDSEGKQLEFPVHLDLSEKDPTTGKYKRNIVTTVNPLLENANPSRSVA
- the ruvX gene encoding Holliday junction resolvase RuvX produces the protein MGKKTAGRRLCLDYGKKKIGIAISDPTATIAQPHSVMERETEELDIEKIHDLVATYGIKKVIMGLPLELSGEAGQSAMDVFQFIEKLKVALEGVEIETWDERLSTVFAEKEMIRDNVRRKKRKKVIDQLAATIILQSFLDAESRDG
- the mltG gene encoding endolytic transglycosylase MltG codes for the protein MQNREMDEKAGLEKPTLRRVAELFLVAICAYVIITSILFVAYLYSTPAAENFSAKKIYIEKGTPFRSVVDDLYREGIISSKTFFNLLAHVTFSTKKIKAGEYIIPTPQKPLFVLKKLVLGLVAKYYITVPEGSSIYNISSLLDSYKIAQKERFLALAGSKEVARQYGIDSRSLEGYLFPDTYVFTRGMDEKAIIDMMINRFRKAYPEDMDEKRKKLGITVDDLITIASIVEKETSLDREKPIIASIIYRRLKKNMRLQMDPTVIYGLKKWDGKLTKKDLSTDHDFNTYVRRGLPPGPISNPGLASIKATLNPSETTYLYFVSKNDGSHHFSRTLREHINAVNRYQKFTKGSRKK
- a CDS encoding TraR/DksA family transcriptional regulator gives rise to the protein MSMKSMKEVLVKMRDELIRDITWRLKETSKNINEDIGDDVDSCFQERAREFDLLLSKREKEKLRLIEEALEKIDEGSYGVCEECGAKIPKGRLKVMPFALYCVDCKEMIEKEEKTWTEEPEETLRKISIVDFEEEE
- the rimO gene encoding 30S ribosomal protein S12 methylthiotransferase RimO — protein: MSVLVKDRVFRVGLVHLGCAKNMVDTEVMETVLARRGVSLRKRGFLDAVIINTCGFIDAAKEESLGEIFRFVELKRKGKVGKILVGGCLSQRYMVELEMEIPEIDKCFKITDVGRIDEILMDVMGVGRGGMGIEEKTDLEDLYIERIRGKGRAWRYLKITDGCSNHCSYCTIPDIRGPLASRETKRIVSEFRAMIQKGVSEVNLVGQDIGSFGKDGARGFILENLLEELSCHASGDIWLRLLYLHPARITEKLVKIIRESPLVLNYLDIPIQHGSTRILERMNRGYTREYLYELFAMLRTNLDDLVLRTTVMVGFPGEGLNDFELLLRLIEDVGFERLGGFTYSREEGTPAWGMVPKVKKNVAISRLEELITVQSRISFEKNKRYLGKKAKVLVDAVSRREATLTGRYYGQAPEVDGFVTAEYTRPVKEGEFVTVKIDSCDHYDLSGTVINEKEIDF